Proteins from a genomic interval of Candidatus Nanosynbacter sp. HMT-352:
- the eno gene encoding phosphopyruvate hydratase, whose translation MDITITNIQARQILDSRGNPTVEADVTLSDGSFGRAAVPSGASTGSFEAVELRDGELAFGGKGVLRAAENVNGEIAQALKGSNPFDQAAIDEKMKSLDGTPNKARLGANAILAVSLAAAKAAAKSRGVELYQYVNSLAGNPAMCLPMPMINVMNGGQHALGATDFQEYMIIPTSAATFADAVRMSAEVFHALAKILKDEGYPTTVGDEGGYAPHVRNGNMEPILLLSRAIEQAGYKLGVDFGFALDVAASELYKDGKYNLATEHRILSADEMIRTYKALLERVPVLSIEDGLNEEAWEDWEKMTADLGNFAQLVGDDLLVTNVERLKRGIEEKAGNAILIKPNQIGTLTETIQAVLMAKNAGWNTVMSHRSGETEDVTISHLAVGLGTGQIKTGSMSRSERIAKYNELLRIAEKRPDLEIAHPFVK comes from the coding sequence ATGGATATAACAATTACAAACATACAAGCAAGGCAAATTTTAGATTCGCGTGGAAATCCGACGGTTGAGGCGGACGTGACTTTGAGTGACGGTTCGTTCGGTCGTGCGGCTGTTCCGTCTGGCGCAAGCACTGGCTCTTTCGAGGCTGTTGAGCTTCGGGACGGCGAGTTGGCGTTCGGTGGTAAAGGCGTGCTTCGTGCGGCCGAAAATGTCAACGGTGAGATTGCACAGGCTTTGAAAGGCTCTAATCCATTTGATCAGGCTGCAATTGATGAAAAAATGAAGAGTCTGGACGGTACGCCGAATAAGGCGCGTTTGGGTGCTAATGCGATTTTGGCGGTGTCGCTGGCTGCAGCGAAAGCCGCTGCTAAGTCGCGTGGCGTGGAGTTGTATCAATATGTCAATAGCTTGGCTGGAAATCCTGCAATGTGCCTGCCGATGCCGATGATCAACGTAATGAACGGTGGTCAACATGCGTTGGGCGCGACTGATTTTCAGGAATATATGATTATCCCGACTAGCGCGGCAACTTTTGCGGACGCGGTTCGAATGAGTGCGGAAGTTTTTCACGCGTTGGCAAAAATCCTGAAAGACGAAGGTTATCCTACAACGGTTGGCGATGAAGGCGGTTACGCTCCTCATGTCAGGAATGGCAATATGGAGCCTATTTTGTTGCTATCTCGCGCCATCGAGCAGGCTGGCTATAAATTAGGCGTGGACTTTGGTTTTGCGCTGGACGTTGCAGCGAGCGAGCTTTATAAGGACGGCAAATATAACTTGGCGACCGAACATCGAATTCTGTCGGCTGACGAAATGATTCGCACGTATAAAGCCCTGTTGGAACGCGTCCCTGTTCTCTCGATTGAAGATGGATTGAACGAAGAAGCTTGGGAAGATTGGGAGAAAATGACGGCTGATTTGGGCAATTTTGCGCAATTGGTTGGCGATGATCTTTTGGTGACGAATGTCGAGCGATTGAAGCGCGGAATCGAAGAAAAGGCTGGCAATGCGATCTTAATCAAGCCGAACCAAATTGGCACATTGACTGAGACAATTCAGGCTGTTTTGATGGCTAAGAATGCTGGTTGGAATACAGTGATGAGCCACCGATCTGGCGAGACGGAGGACGTAACGATTTCTCATTTGGCGGTTGGTCTGGGCACGGGTCAAATTAAGACTGGCTCGATGTCGCGTTCAGAGCGAATTGCTAAGTATAACGAGCTGCTGAGAATTGCGGAAAAGCGTCCAGATTTGGAAATTGCGCATCCGTTTGTGAAGTAA
- a CDS encoding DUF2797 domain-containing protein, which produces MLSSEFLLSYASFNTDNKPFVECQVDGKIERYELFGQDLSLEFDFSVKYCAGWVDFENHCSQICPDQAAVDEKYENCLKCRDRTGFNPAFYNASSVSVQQEKINQNPHFVYLAYFAPNVIKVGISQEERGIRRLLEQGARLAIKLETFSSALIARQYEAKISKLDGIIETLPVHKKMELIKQPFDRAAGERKLRQKLLEIEQKIGVSFPKSELIPCEDYFQTAGVDLSRVVLMKDCGQLVGHVRSVIGSIVITDYDGQLLAYNIKKLIGYRAQKVDGEIELDLPTEQLTLF; this is translated from the coding sequence ATGCTATCGAGCGAATTTCTGCTCAGTTACGCCAGTTTTAATACTGACAATAAGCCATTCGTCGAATGTCAAGTTGACGGTAAAATTGAGCGTTATGAATTATTTGGACAAGATTTATCTCTTGAGTTCGATTTTTCTGTTAAATATTGCGCGGGTTGGGTGGACTTTGAGAATCACTGCAGCCAAATTTGTCCAGATCAAGCCGCAGTTGATGAAAAGTATGAAAATTGCTTAAAATGCCGCGACAGAACTGGCTTTAACCCAGCATTTTACAACGCCAGTTCGGTTTCCGTCCAACAAGAAAAAATCAATCAAAATCCGCACTTTGTTTACTTGGCATACTTCGCACCGAACGTCATAAAAGTTGGAATCTCGCAAGAAGAGCGCGGAATTCGGAGATTATTAGAGCAGGGAGCGCGATTAGCCATAAAATTAGAAACATTTTCTTCGGCATTGATCGCCAGACAATACGAGGCGAAAATTTCTAAGCTGGACGGAATAATTGAAACTCTGCCAGTTCACAAAAAGATGGAATTGATAAAACAACCTTTTGACCGTGCAGCCGGCGAAAGGAAATTGCGACAAAAATTACTTGAAATTGAACAGAAAATTGGCGTGTCGTTTCCGAAATCCGAACTAATTCCTTGTGAAGATTATTTTCAAACCGCTGGCGTTGATTTGTCACGTGTCGTTTTAATGAAAGATTGCGGTCAATTGGTCGGGCATGTACGCAGCGTCATCGGCTCAATTGTCATCACTGATTACGACGGTCAGCTGCTGGCTTACAATATCAAAAAGCTTATTGGCTATCGGGCGCAAAAAGTTGACGGAGAAATTGAGCTAGATTTACCAACCGAGCAATTAACGTTATTTTAA
- a CDS encoding YgjP family zinc-dependent metalloprotease, with product MTIITDEEFGEIVVKKRSLAKTVSLKIAPDGRIQVTMPPYAPLLAAKALIKTSRKQIHELVSQYREKLSYTENQQIGKSHHLLIQTTTKPSSVKIVGTQILAEINEAESVESAANQQLIRSKILIALRKEAKSYLPRRLSFLAEEHGFSFARSKITHSSSRWGSCSSSGTISLNIGMMNLPFELIDYVIIHELCHTRHMNHSTKFWDEVAKFDPHYKMHRNELKKYSPYI from the coding sequence ATGACAATTATTACCGACGAAGAATTCGGAGAAATTGTCGTTAAAAAACGTAGCTTAGCGAAGACTGTTAGTTTGAAAATTGCGCCAGACGGACGAATACAAGTTACAATGCCGCCATATGCGCCACTGTTGGCTGCAAAGGCATTGATTAAAACCTCTCGAAAGCAAATCCACGAATTAGTTTCTCAATACCGAGAAAAACTTTCTTATACGGAGAATCAGCAGATCGGCAAAAGCCATCATTTATTGATACAAACGACTACGAAACCTTCAAGCGTGAAAATCGTCGGAACACAGATATTAGCAGAAATAAATGAAGCAGAATCCGTCGAATCGGCCGCAAACCAACAACTTATTCGCAGTAAAATTCTGATCGCACTTAGAAAAGAAGCCAAGTCATATCTGCCGAGGCGATTGTCGTTTTTAGCGGAAGAACACGGCTTTTCTTTTGCTCGGAGTAAAATCACACACTCATCAAGTCGCTGGGGAAGCTGCTCTTCATCTGGAACGATTAGCTTGAACATCGGGATGATGAACTTGCCATTTGAGCTAATTGATTACGTAATTATTCATGAGTTATGCCACACCAGGCATATGAATCACTCGACGAAATTCTGGGACGAAGTTGCCAAATTTGACCCGCATTATAAAATGCACCGAAATGAATTGAAAAAATATTCGCCATACATATAG
- a CDS encoding sensor histidine kinase, with translation MWALIFLLITLSVVLGVIAIVLHKILSEISDKSDYKNDKKSLSEHQRMITLINNITDAILSTDEHGIINTYNSAALNLIDTNSGINGEHISQVLNLETTDRKPIDIFKELTKSSAIRQRDDILMKIEDGDYIRLEVTLAPVQGGDKMTPDGYVLILRDITKTKSLEEERDEFISVVSHELRTPIAIAEGSLSNAKLLVERKMTSKIPEAIDESHKQILFLARMINDLSTLSRAERGVADETEIIDVTELAAQINSEYSPQASEKGLAFNLDIGGRLGVVKVSRLYLEEILQNFITNAIRYTQKGSITLSIKKNKSGEITFKVIDTGIGVSKADIAKIFDKFYRAEDYRTRETKGTGLGLYVSAKLAKKLGCKIEVESRLNHGSTFGFKLKEFKNNDK, from the coding sequence ATGTGGGCGCTAATTTTTCTATTGATTACTCTGAGTGTTGTTTTAGGTGTTATAGCTATTGTTTTACATAAAATATTGTCGGAAATTAGCGATAAATCTGATTATAAAAATGATAAAAAAAGCCTTAGTGAACATCAAAGAATGATCACGCTTATCAATAACATCACCGACGCGATTCTCAGTACGGACGAACACGGAATTATCAATACGTACAATTCTGCAGCGCTTAATTTGATTGATACGAACAGCGGAATTAACGGCGAACATATCAGTCAAGTGCTGAACCTTGAAACGACAGATAGAAAGCCGATTGACATTTTTAAGGAACTCACCAAGTCTTCCGCAATTCGCCAGCGCGACGACATTCTGATGAAAATCGAAGATGGCGATTATATTCGCCTGGAAGTTACACTTGCGCCAGTTCAAGGCGGCGACAAGATGACGCCGGACGGATATGTGCTTATTTTGCGCGACATCACGAAGACGAAGAGTCTCGAAGAGGAGCGCGATGAATTTATTAGTGTAGTTAGTCACGAATTACGCACACCAATTGCTATTGCTGAAGGTTCGCTGAGCAACGCCAAATTGCTGGTCGAACGTAAAATGACTAGCAAAATTCCCGAAGCCATTGACGAATCCCATAAGCAAATTTTATTCTTAGCGCGAATGATCAACGACCTCAGTACGTTATCACGCGCCGAGCGAGGTGTGGCTGATGAAACAGAAATAATCGACGTGACAGAGTTGGCGGCTCAGATAAATTCAGAATATTCACCTCAGGCGAGCGAAAAAGGTTTGGCTTTCAATTTGGATATCGGCGGACGGCTTGGCGTAGTTAAAGTTTCTCGTCTATATCTGGAGGAAATTCTCCAAAACTTCATTACCAACGCCATTCGATATACACAAAAAGGCTCCATCACTTTATCCATCAAGAAAAATAAATCTGGCGAAATCACCTTCAAGGTTATTGACACGGGAATTGGCGTTAGCAAAGCTGACATAGCAAAAATTTTCGACAAGTTTTACCGCGCAGAAGATTATAGAACCCGCGAGACGAAAGGCACGGGATTAGGTCTATACGTTTCCGCTAAGTTGGCGAAGAAATTGGGCTGCAAAATTGAGGTAGAAAGCCGGTTAAACCACGGATCGACGTTCGGATTCAAGCTGAAAGAGTTCAAAAATAATGACAAATAA
- the rplA gene encoding 50S ribosomal protein L1 translates to MERRGKKYQDAAKNVEKNKLYSLDEALKLATETSPVKFDASVEIHIRLGVDPRQADQNIRSTVALPHGTGKDVRVAVFAPESEHAAAKKAGADIIGDEEFLSQLDKEELNFDILVATPQYMPKLGKYARLLGPRGLMPNPKSGTVATDVAKAVSEAKAGKVEYRVDKQAIVHLSIGKVSFGAEKLSENARAFLTSLNSQKPSSLKGVYVKSVAIATTMGPGIKVENSL, encoded by the coding sequence TTGGAGCGCCGCGGTAAAAAATATCAAGACGCTGCAAAAAACGTTGAAAAGAACAAATTGTACAGCTTAGACGAGGCTTTGAAATTGGCTACTGAAACCAGCCCAGTCAAGTTCGACGCTAGCGTTGAAATCCACATCCGCCTAGGTGTTGACCCACGCCAAGCCGACCAAAACATTCGCTCAACCGTAGCATTGCCACACGGTACAGGTAAGGATGTTCGCGTTGCTGTTTTCGCACCAGAATCAGAACACGCTGCCGCTAAAAAAGCTGGCGCCGATATCATCGGTGATGAAGAATTCCTAAGCCAATTAGACAAGGAAGAATTGAACTTCGACATTTTGGTCGCAACTCCACAGTACATGCCAAAGCTTGGTAAATACGCACGTTTGCTTGGCCCGCGCGGTTTGATGCCAAATCCAAAGTCTGGCACCGTTGCTACCGACGTCGCTAAAGCCGTTTCTGAAGCAAAAGCCGGAAAAGTTGAATACCGCGTTGATAAGCAAGCCATTGTTCACTTGTCAATCGGTAAGGTGTCATTCGGCGCTGAAAAATTGTCAGAAAACGCACGCGCATTCTTAACCAGTTTGAACTCCCAGAAGCCATCCAGCTTAAAGGGCGTTTACGTTAAGAGCGTTGCAATTGCCACAACTATGGGCCCTGGCATTAAAGTAGAGAACTCTCTGTAA
- the rplL gene encoding 50S ribosomal protein L7/L12 has product MADIKKLAEELVKLTVLEVNELKNHLKEEYGIEPAAAAVAVAGPAAGGDAAAADEKTEFTVTLKDAGSQKVAVIKAVKEITGLGLGEAKAIVDGAPAPVKEKVSKDEAEAAKKTLEDAGATVELS; this is encoded by the coding sequence ATGGCTGATATTAAGAAATTGGCTGAAGAACTTGTAAAATTGACAGTTCTAGAAGTTAACGAATTGAAAAATCATCTTAAAGAAGAATACGGCATCGAGCCAGCTGCTGCAGCTGTCGCTGTTGCTGGTCCAGCTGCTGGTGGTGACGCCGCTGCTGCTGACGAAAAAACTGAGTTCACAGTTACTTTGAAAGACGCTGGTTCTCAGAAGGTTGCAGTCATCAAGGCTGTTAAGGAAATCACTGGCCTAGGTCTAGGTGAAGCAAAAGCTATCGTTGACGGCGCTCCAGCACCAGTCAAGGAAAAAGTTTCTAAAGACGAAGCTGAAGCTGCAAAGAAAACTTTGGAAGACGCTGGCGCTACTGTCGAGCTTTCATAA
- the rplJ gene encoding 50S ribosomal protein L10: MAISRDKKQTLVAELTELLKDAKGTAFARYQTLTVADLQELRKAAREAGVTIKVVKNRLVRVALQEIDTYKETDTSLLVGQLVYAVSSEDEVMPAKVLDTFAKTHPALQLAGGFSGEGLAISEADVKALAGLPSKDQLVAQVVSQLLSPVHDTVNALGGNLHGLLDGIEAKATA, translated from the coding sequence ATGGCAATTTCACGCGATAAAAAACAAACTTTGGTTGCTGAACTGACAGAGCTATTAAAAGACGCTAAGGGTACAGCTTTTGCTCGATATCAAACCCTTACCGTTGCCGACCTACAAGAACTACGCAAGGCAGCTCGCGAAGCGGGCGTTACTATCAAGGTTGTTAAAAACCGATTGGTACGCGTAGCTCTTCAGGAAATCGACACTTACAAAGAAACCGACACCAGCTTATTGGTTGGTCAATTGGTTTACGCCGTAAGTAGCGAAGATGAAGTTATGCCAGCAAAGGTATTGGACACGTTTGCAAAAACGCATCCAGCACTACAACTTGCAGGTGGCTTCTCAGGCGAAGGCTTGGCAATTAGCGAAGCTGACGTTAAAGCATTGGCAGGCCTACCAAGCAAAGACCAACTCGTTGCTCAAGTGGTATCACAATTGCTATCACCAGTACACGACACAGTCAACGCGCTTGGCGGCAATTTGCACGGACTTTTGGACGGCATCGAAGCCAAAGCTACTGCTTAA
- a CDS encoding AAA family ATPase gives MKPLSPSSPHIIAMVGAPGSGKTQFAVEFAKIFNSPVVSSRQFEVFTDNTKTISDATLSLLEEFLKTKQTVILDGSTDQRTNRMRINRLAREYGYKVLFVWVQTDPATAKHRWIKTYGGNDESFERRLKQFSAPHSSESYIVISGRHTLSSQARTVLKQIGASRPEAPRRPIAGNRINIG, from the coding sequence ATGAAACCTCTATCACCTTCATCTCCGCACATCATCGCCATGGTTGGTGCGCCAGGTTCAGGGAAGACGCAATTCGCTGTAGAGTTTGCGAAGATTTTCAATTCTCCAGTAGTAAGCTCTCGACAATTTGAAGTTTTTACGGACAATACAAAAACCATTTCTGACGCAACATTGTCACTTTTGGAAGAATTTTTGAAGACTAAACAAACTGTCATTTTGGACGGATCAACGGATCAGCGCACGAATCGTATGCGTATCAATCGCCTCGCCAGGGAATATGGATATAAAGTCCTATTTGTTTGGGTGCAAACCGATCCCGCCACAGCCAAACATCGCTGGATAAAGACTTACGGCGGAAATGACGAATCTTTTGAACGACGATTGAAGCAGTTTTCAGCGCCGCACAGCAGTGAGTCTTATATCGTGATCAGTGGTCGACACACCTTAAGTAGCCAGGCTCGCACCGTTCTTAAGCAAATTGGCGCCAGTCGCCCAGAAGCTCCACGCCGCCCAATTGCCGGAAATCGCATTAACATAGGTTAA
- the rplK gene encoding 50S ribosomal protein L11, which yields MAKKIIGNLKLRIPAGRATAGPPVGSTLGQWGLNMMDFINPFNDATKDMMGKDVIVHIQVYEDRTFTWNSLGQPVDDMIREKAGIQKGSGKPHSDKVGKITRAQLQEIAEAKKDQLNAIDIEGAMKVIAGSARSMGVEVVD from the coding sequence ATGGCAAAGAAAATCATTGGTAATTTGAAATTACGCATTCCAGCCGGTCGAGCAACAGCAGGTCCTCCAGTGGGATCAACGCTTGGTCAGTGGGGACTAAACATGATGGACTTTATCAATCCATTTAATGACGCTACAAAAGACATGATGGGTAAGGACGTAATTGTTCACATTCAAGTTTACGAAGACCGAACATTTACTTGGAACTCACTTGGTCAACCAGTTGACGATATGATTCGTGAGAAAGCTGGCATCCAAAAGGGTAGCGGCAAGCCACACTCAGACAAGGTCGGTAAGATTACTCGCGCACAATTGCAAGAAATCGCTGAGGCGAAAAAAGACCAATTGAACGCAATCGACATTGAAGGCGCAATGAAAGTTATCGCCGGATCAGCACGCTCAATGGGAGTTGAAGTCGTCGACTAA
- the secE gene encoding preprotein translocase subunit SecE has translation MAQKGKASSKTTVRRIKATDDAPKKEKAVAKKINKPTKITTKTPKKSGEKGGLIGYFKGAWEELKLVRWPTRSATWAMTAAVLIFTFVFVVLILLLDAAFNWGFNQILK, from the coding sequence ATGGCACAGAAAGGCAAGGCAAGCAGCAAAACTACGGTTCGTCGAATCAAGGCTACTGACGACGCGCCAAAAAAAGAAAAAGCTGTAGCGAAAAAAATCAATAAACCAACAAAAATCACCACAAAAACACCTAAAAAATCTGGCGAAAAAGGTGGATTGATTGGATATTTCAAGGGAGCTTGGGAAGAGTTGAAGCTAGTTCGCTGGCCAACCCGCTCAGCAACTTGGGCAATGACAGCGGCGGTGCTTATATTCACCTTTGTTTTTGTCGTTCTGATTTTATTACTTGACGCCGCATTCAACTGGGGCTTTAACCAAATTTTGAAATAG
- a CDS encoding L-threonylcarbamoyladenylate synthase yields the protein MKNILDDSVISALQNEQLIIAKTDTIYGILAAANSEKAVERLYEVKRRPLDEPVIILVADIDDIPNLTPSIKCKYQEISKNRPTTIVTKVSPNFLPHLPRNGETLAFRVVPESPLAELIRIVGLLVAPSANPSGEEPAKNVTEAINYFHELVPIYVDSGEVADAQPSQIVRINEGGEIEFLRR from the coding sequence GTGAAGAATATTTTAGACGACAGTGTAATTTCCGCGCTCCAGAATGAGCAATTGATAATTGCTAAAACTGACACGATTTACGGAATATTAGCCGCTGCCAATTCAGAAAAAGCCGTCGAGAGATTATACGAAGTTAAGCGGCGCCCCTTGGATGAACCCGTTATTATTTTGGTTGCGGATATTGATGACATTCCCAATCTCACGCCGTCGATCAAATGCAAATATCAAGAAATCTCCAAAAATAGACCAACAACAATCGTCACCAAAGTGAGTCCTAATTTTCTGCCACATCTTCCGAGGAACGGCGAAACATTAGCATTCAGAGTCGTGCCAGAATCTCCGTTGGCGGAGTTAATTCGAATCGTTGGTCTTTTGGTCGCGCCCAGTGCAAATCCATCAGGAGAAGAACCGGCAAAGAACGTCACCGAAGCGATAAATTATTTCCACGAATTAGTGCCGATTTATGTCGATTCTGGAGAAGTCGCCGACGCTCAACCATCACAAATTGTCCGAATCAACGAGGGTGGGGAAATTGAGTTTTTAAGAAGATAA
- the nusG gene encoding transcription termination/antitermination protein NusG has product MSSKRYDDSKQWYAIHTYSGYEEKVAESIRQRINGVDMADKIFDVIVPKEKQIQIRNGKRKIVEAKIFQGYVLVEMKLTDETWYIIRNTPGVTGFVGADTTPTPVSEKEIAKIKKRMGVEEPKHQIDFSEGEVVSIIDGPFKGFDGAVSEIDASKGTLKVMVSMFGRDTPVELDALQVKKV; this is encoded by the coding sequence ATGAGTTCAAAACGATATGACGACAGTAAGCAATGGTATGCAATTCATACCTATTCTGGCTACGAAGAAAAAGTTGCTGAATCAATTCGCCAACGAATCAACGGCGTTGATATGGCTGATAAGATTTTTGACGTTATCGTGCCAAAGGAGAAGCAAATTCAAATTCGTAACGGTAAGCGTAAAATTGTTGAAGCTAAGATCTTCCAGGGCTATGTCTTGGTTGAGATGAAATTGACCGACGAAACTTGGTACATCATCCGCAACACGCCAGGCGTTACAGGATTTGTGGGCGCCGACACCACACCAACTCCAGTTTCTGAAAAAGAGATTGCGAAGATTAAGAAGCGAATGGGCGTTGAAGAGCCAAAGCACCAGATTGACTTCTCAGAGGGCGAAGTTGTTTCAATTATCGACGGTCCGTTCAAGGGCTTTGATGGCGCCGTGAGCGAAATTGACGCATCTAAGGGAACTTTGAAGGTTATGGTCAGTATGTTTGGTCGTGACACTCCAGTCGAGTTGGACGCTCTGCAGGTTAAAAAAGTTTAG